A single region of the Eriocheir sinensis breed Jianghai 21 chromosome 53, ASM2467909v1, whole genome shotgun sequence genome encodes:
- the LOC126983266 gene encoding neurotrophin 1-like — protein sequence MGPAYITREWPLRTHSTALTLETRGRLAGWRGNMMVMQWMTFLGVVVVAAADGSGHLSYGARPPAPHHHPEPSYGHEPEVPACADNTTKPWCLEDTEYPLYEIKHAIQYHFAKVIDLYADVADLNTELSVERPDTLDEETYLCPSETAYVRPLRAINTDGKWRVIVNNVETHYKTLTQTTRVEECLTAGDACPLVPECHDSSCLQKSIYHRFLVFDPYDQYFPFTIETFKLPASCACLLGASTLDH from the exons ATGGGCCCTGCATATATAACCAGGGAGTGGCCACTAAGGACCCACAGTACCGCCCTGACCCTTGAGACGCGAGGACGGCTTGCTGGCTGGCGAGGGAACATGATGGTGATGCAATGGATG ACGTTCCTCGGCGTGGTGGTGGTCGCCGCAGCCGACGGCTCCGGACACTTATCGTACGGcgcccgcccccccgccccccaccatcaccccgaGCCCTCTTACGGCCACGAGCCCGAGGTCCCTGCCTGCGCCGACAACACCACCAAGCCGTGGTGCCTCGAGGACACCGAGTACCCGCTCTACGAAATCAAGCACGCCATCCAGTACCACTTCGCGAAGGTTATCGATCTGTACGCCGACGTGGCGGACCTCAACACGGAGCTGTCGGTGGAGCGGCCCGACACCCTGGACGAGGAGACGTACCTCTGCCCCTCCGAGACCGCCTACGTCAGGCCGCTGCGGGCAATCAACACGGACGGTAAATGGCGTGTCATCGTGAACAACGTTGAGACTCACTACAAGACCCTGACGCAGACGACCCGCGTGGAGGAGTGCCTCACCGCCGGGGACGCCTGCCCGCTGGTGCCTGAATGCCACGACTCCTCCTGCCTCCAGAAGTCCATCTACCACCGCTTCCTCGTCTTCGACCCCTACGACCAGTACTTCCCCTTCACCATCGAGACCTTCAAGCTGCCCGCCAGCTGCGCCTGTCTCCTCGGCGCCTCCACTCTCGACCACTAA
- the LOC126983270 gene encoding neurotrophin 1-like, which yields MFSRLLVSLVVVAVALADRQASVGLRSQRSTAYGTRHPPAYHAPHHPRHPHPQPSYGEHPEPACAANTTKPWCLEDAEYPLYEIKHAAEYHYEKLLSLYADVADLNTELSVERPKTLDEETYLCPSATAYVRPLRAVNKEGKWRVVVNNVDVHYETLTQTARVEECLTAGDACPLVPECYESSCLQKSIYHRFLVYDAYDQYFPFAVEIFKLPASCACLLGAYTIDH from the exons ATGTTCAGCAGACTCCTG gtgtcgttggtggtggtggccgtcGCCCTGGCCGACCGGCAGGCCAGCGTCGGCTTGCGGAGCCAGAGGTCGACAGCCTACGGCACCCGCCATCCCCCCGCCTACCATGCCCCCCACCATccccgccacccccacccccaaccctccTACGGCGAGCACCCCGAGCCCGCCTGCGCCGCCAACACCACCAAGCCGTGGTGCCTCGAGGACGCCGAGTACCCGCTCTACGAGATCAAGCACGCCGCCGAGTACCACTACGAGAAGCTGCTGTCCCTGTACGCCGACGTGGCGGACCTCAACACGGAGCTGTCGGTGGAGCGGCCCAAGACCCTGGACGAGGAGACGTACCTATGcccctccgccaccgcctacGTCAGGCCGCTGCGCGCCGTCAACAAGGAGGGCAAGTGGCGCGTGGTCGTCAACAACGTGGACGTCCACTACGAGACCCTGACGCAGACCGCGCGCGTCGAGGAGTGCCTCACCGCCGGCGACGCCTGCCCGCTGGTGCCCGAGTGCTACGAGTCCTCCTGCCTCCAGAAGTCCATCTACCACCGCTTCCTCGTCTACGACGCCTACGACCAGTACTTCCCCTTCGCCGTGGAGATCTTCAAGCTGCCCGCCAGCTGCGCCTGCCTGCTCGGCGCCTATACCATTGACCACTAA
- the LOC126983264 gene encoding uncharacterized protein LOC126983264, whose amino-acid sequence MCLATDGAAEEDFSGNTDEYNKLQNLSPVKRGVLGGGYGHNHGYRCGAYGHSHGNTHGYPHGNAQGYGHGYAYGHGHGYTHSKVPAKPEPKVPACAANSSRPWCLVDAQYPAQEIQHAAELHFHSLLPLYTDVANLNTELSVDPPVYTLKDETYLCPSSTAYVKPLRVVNAEGRWRIVVNGVKLYKNTLTQTARVETCKAPRASCPKVPDCLKSSCREKSVYHRFLVYDPYDLHLPFGIESFKLPSACACYLGASPIPG is encoded by the coding sequence ATGTGCCTGGCTACTGACGGGGCGGCGGAGGAAGACTTCAGCGGGAACACAGACGAATACAACAAACTCCAAAACCTGAGCCCGGTGAAACGCGGGGTTCTGGGAGGCGGGTACGGGCATAACCACGGGTACCGGTGTGGCGCATACGGGCACTCACACGGCAACACACACGGGTACCCACACGGCAACGCACAAGGCTACGGGCACGGTTACGCATACGGTCACGGGCACGGGTACACTCATAGCAAAGTCCCCGCGAAGCCTGAGCCAAAGGTCCCCGCCTGCGCCGCTAACTCAAGCCGCCCCTGGTGCCTGGTGGACGCTCAGTACCCCGCGCAGGAGATCCAACACGCCGCGGAGCtccacttccactccctccttcccttgtacACCGACGTGGCCAACCTCAACACCGAGCTCTCCGTTGACCCTCCAGTCTATACCCTGAAAGACGAGACgtacctctgcccctcctccaccgcctacGTCAAACCCCTCCGTGTGGTGAACGCTGAGGGTCGCTGGAGGATCGTGGTCAATGGTGTGAAGCTGTACAAGAACACCCTCACGCAGACGGCCCGTGTGGAGACGTGTAAGGCCCCCAGAGCGTCGTGTCCCAAGGTGCCGGACTGCCTCAAGTCTTCCTGCCGTGAGAAGTCCGTGTACCATCGCTTCCTCGTCTACGACCCCTACGATCTTCACCTCCCGTTCGGTATTGAGTCGTTCAAGCTGCCGTCTGCGTGTGCGTGTTACCTCGGAGCCTCGCCTATCCCCGGTTGA